A genomic stretch from Nitrobacter winogradskyi Nb-255 includes:
- a CDS encoding efflux RND transporter periplasmic adaptor subunit → MSITKTSSERMPTMNAPVPPDDVDGLALPPAWTAPARRARGSRRLVLGLSAAGLAALGTFAVMGFRAPSPDSLYETVAVTRQDIESTVAATGKIQPYASVDVGAQVTGQLKHLRVAVGDKVTAGRVVAEIDAEVQSAKVEGIEADLARLRAELAEQEAGLVFAERNVERHQTLSQTSAVSKLAFETTTRDRDILIARIDASKARIRQMQADLRAQKTALRFARITAPMGGTVVSVDAKEGQTLNANYDTPLILQIADLDTMTVWTDVSEADVVKLREGMPLWFTTLGRPDRKWHATLRQIQPAPRRPDNKKAETKTTPQSGNVVLYTALFDVPNADGSLRAGMTAQVFFVTAAAQNALVVPVASLNDKGEVRVLREDGTIAVRKVEIGTRTRFLVGITSGVADGERVITGLKSAGPPAKLRVES, encoded by the coding sequence ATGTCGATTACAAAGACATCCAGTGAGCGGATGCCGACCATGAACGCTCCGGTGCCTCCCGACGATGTCGACGGCCTGGCGCTGCCGCCGGCCTGGACCGCGCCGGCGCGTCGCGCGCGCGGCTCCCGGCGGCTTGTCCTGGGGTTGAGCGCCGCGGGACTGGCTGCGCTCGGCACTTTTGCCGTCATGGGATTCCGCGCGCCGTCACCGGACAGCCTTTATGAGACCGTCGCCGTCACGCGGCAGGACATCGAGAGCACGGTGGCCGCGACCGGCAAGATCCAGCCCTATGCGAGCGTCGATGTCGGCGCGCAGGTGACCGGCCAGTTGAAGCATCTGCGCGTCGCCGTCGGCGACAAGGTGACCGCGGGACGGGTCGTGGCGGAGATCGACGCCGAAGTGCAGTCGGCGAAAGTCGAGGGAATCGAGGCCGATCTGGCGAGGCTGAGGGCCGAACTGGCGGAGCAGGAAGCCGGGCTTGTGTTCGCGGAACGCAATGTCGAGCGGCACCAGACGCTGTCACAGACCAGCGCGGTGTCGAAACTCGCCTTTGAGACGACGACGCGCGACCGCGACATCCTGATCGCGCGCATCGACGCCTCCAAGGCCCGCATCCGCCAGATGCAGGCCGACCTGCGCGCGCAGAAAACAGCGCTGAGGTTCGCCCGCATCACCGCGCCGATGGGAGGCACCGTGGTCTCGGTGGACGCGAAGGAGGGGCAAACCCTCAACGCCAACTACGACACGCCGCTGATCCTGCAGATCGCCGATCTCGACACCATGACGGTATGGACCGATGTGTCGGAGGCCGATGTCGTCAAGCTGCGCGAGGGCATGCCGCTGTGGTTCACGACCTTGGGCCGGCCGGATCGCAAGTGGCATGCGACGCTGCGGCAGATCCAGCCGGCGCCCCGGCGTCCCGACAACAAGAAAGCCGAGACCAAGACCACGCCGCAATCCGGCAATGTCGTGCTCTACACGGCGCTGTTCGACGTTCCCAACGCGGACGGCAGCTTGCGGGCGGGAATGACCGCGCAGGTGTTCTTCGTGACCGCCGCGGCGCAGAACGCCCTGGTCGTTCCGGTTGCATCGCTCAATGACAAGGGAGAGGTGCGCGTTCTCCGTGAAGACGGGACCATCGCTGTCCGCAAGGTCGAGATCGGCACCCGAACCCGCTTTCTGGTCGGAATCACGAGCGGGGTGGCGGATGGCGAGCGCGTCATCACCGGCCTCAAGTCGGCCGGTCCGCCCGCGAAGCTGAGGGTGGAGTCATGA
- the exbD gene encoding TonB system transport protein ExbD, translating to MGGSLKNPQDGGIDELSEINVTPFIDVMLVLLIIFMVAAPLSTVDVAVDLPVSNAQPQPRPDKPVFLTVKQDLTLALGNDDVPRNTLQATLDQQTENDREQRVFLRADGTVAYTELMKVMNLLREAGYLKIALVGLEDTGQAVAAGGAAPAAAPAP from the coding sequence ATGGGGGGATCGCTGAAGAACCCGCAGGATGGCGGCATCGACGAGCTGAGCGAGATCAACGTCACGCCGTTCATCGACGTGATGCTGGTGCTTTTGATCATCTTCATGGTGGCGGCGCCGCTGTCGACGGTGGATGTCGCGGTCGACCTGCCGGTGTCGAACGCGCAGCCGCAACCGCGTCCCGACAAGCCGGTGTTCCTGACGGTGAAGCAGGACCTGACGCTGGCGCTCGGCAATGACGACGTGCCGCGCAACACGCTGCAGGCGACGCTGGACCAGCAGACCGAGAATGACCGCGAGCAGCGGGTGTTCCTGCGCGCCGACGGGACGGTGGCCTATACCGAGCTGATGAAGGTGATGAACCTGCTGCGCGAGGCCGGCTATCTCAAGATCGCGCTGGTGGGGCTTGAGGATACCGGGCAGGCGGTGGCGGCGGGCGGAGCCGCGCCGGCGGCGGCGCCTGCGCCATGA
- a CDS encoding ABC transporter permease: MTPPLIELEGIRRSYRSGDVVTHALRGVGLSIHAGEFVAIIGASGSGKSTLMNIIGLMDRPSDGAYRFGGRDVATLNRDELAALRRGCFGFIFQNYHLIPTVSALGNVEMPAIHAGAPRAYRHRRATALLTRLGLANRITNRPSQLSGGQQQRVSIARALMNGGAVILADEPTGALDSKSGTEVLGILKKLAGDGHTVILITHDSKVAAAAERIIRIEDGLIVSDSGPDPEKVSSSIAVVPWQASDSSPPLWTWLEEAARSAFAALAINPVRTALTLSGIVIGVASVVAMMAIGRGAQASYIERASAIGTNWIVVDRAGESTGNSLPLTPADAQAIKDMDNVSGSMPAMWDMATMRRGNIDLNTDVVATTAEFRTVHNWDMAKGTFFTKQDEVSGGPVVLLGATLASKLFPGIADPSGSNILINNLPFLVTGVLESKGLSERGTDRDKRAVMPLRTATMRLFGKDDLSEIVVSIADMSRLHETKEAIKALLIRRHGREDFYIYDSASAFQKAEDERRSSNLLLSAIAAISMLVGGIGIMNIMLITVSERTREIGVRTAIGARTADILGQFLTEAVVLAAIGGVVGLLLGAVIGVGAALLFGMTVIFSVTMALGALMGAVVMGTVFGFMPAYRAARLKPIEALARG, translated from the coding sequence ATGACCCCTCCGCTCATCGAACTCGAGGGCATCCGCCGCTCCTATCGCAGCGGCGATGTCGTGACCCATGCGCTCCGCGGTGTCGGCTTGTCGATCCACGCGGGCGAGTTCGTGGCGATCATCGGCGCGTCCGGTTCCGGCAAGTCGACGCTGATGAACATCATCGGCCTGATGGATCGACCGAGCGACGGCGCGTATCGGTTTGGCGGCCGGGACGTCGCCACATTGAATCGCGACGAGCTTGCCGCGTTGCGCCGCGGCTGCTTCGGATTCATCTTCCAGAACTATCACCTGATTCCGACGGTGAGCGCGCTCGGTAACGTCGAGATGCCGGCGATCCATGCCGGCGCGCCGCGCGCTTACCGTCATCGCCGCGCGACCGCGCTGCTGACGCGCCTTGGCCTGGCCAACCGCATCACCAATCGTCCCTCGCAATTGTCGGGTGGTCAGCAGCAGCGTGTCTCGATCGCGCGCGCGCTGATGAACGGCGGCGCCGTGATCCTCGCCGATGAACCGACCGGCGCGCTGGACAGCAAAAGCGGCACGGAGGTGCTGGGGATCCTGAAGAAGCTCGCCGGCGACGGGCACACGGTCATCCTCATCACGCACGACTCGAAGGTAGCCGCCGCGGCCGAGCGCATCATCAGGATCGAGGACGGTCTGATCGTCTCCGATAGCGGTCCGGACCCTGAGAAGGTTTCATCGTCGATTGCCGTTGTCCCATGGCAGGCGAGCGACAGTTCGCCTCCGCTCTGGACCTGGCTGGAGGAAGCCGCGCGCTCGGCCTTCGCGGCGCTTGCGATCAATCCCGTCCGCACCGCGCTCACCCTGAGTGGCATCGTCATCGGCGTCGCCTCCGTCGTCGCCATGATGGCGATCGGGCGCGGCGCGCAGGCGTCGTACATCGAACGGGCTTCGGCGATCGGCACCAACTGGATCGTGGTCGACCGCGCCGGCGAATCGACGGGGAACAGCCTGCCGCTCACTCCCGCCGACGCCCAGGCGATCAAGGATATGGACAACGTGTCGGGGTCGATGCCCGCGATGTGGGACATGGCCACGATGCGTCGCGGTAATATCGACCTGAATACCGACGTGGTCGCCACCACGGCCGAGTTCCGGACGGTTCACAATTGGGACATGGCAAAGGGCACATTTTTTACGAAGCAGGATGAGGTCAGCGGCGGCCCCGTAGTGTTGCTCGGCGCGACCCTCGCGTCCAAGCTTTTCCCTGGGATCGCCGATCCTTCCGGCAGCAACATCCTCATCAACAATCTTCCCTTTCTTGTCACCGGCGTTCTTGAAAGCAAAGGCCTGTCCGAGAGAGGCACGGATCGGGACAAGCGCGCGGTGATGCCGCTGCGCACCGCGACAATGCGGCTGTTCGGCAAGGATGACCTGTCGGAGATCGTCGTTTCCATCGCCGACATGTCGCGTCTGCATGAGACCAAGGAAGCCATCAAGGCGCTGCTGATCCGGCGCCATGGCCGCGAAGACTTCTACATCTACGATTCAGCTTCGGCGTTCCAGAAGGCCGAGGACGAACGCCGCTCCAGCAATCTGCTGCTCAGCGCCATCGCCGCGATCTCGATGCTGGTCGGCGGTATCGGCATCATGAACATCATGCTCATCACCGTCTCCGAGCGCACGCGGGAGATCGGAGTCCGCACCGCGATAGGGGCCAGGACCGCCGACATCCTGGGCCAGTTCCTGACCGAGGCCGTCGTATTGGCGGCCATCGGCGGCGTGGTCGGACTGCTGCTCGGCGCGGTGATCGGCGTGGGCGCGGCGCTCCTGTTCGGGATGACGGTGATCTTCTCCGTCACCATGGCTCTGGGCGCGCTGATGGGAGCGGTGGTCATGGGCACGGTGTTCGGCTTCATGCCGGCGTATCGCGCCGCAAGGCTGAAGCCCATTGAGGCTCTCGCGAGGGGATAG
- a CDS encoding PepSY domain-containing protein, which produces MSDRSALELVTGSMRPLHTGDFAGIWLKLLYLVFGLLMTALVFSGMMVWTKRTAIETVKIVRERRQARLGLEAAE; this is translated from the coding sequence GTGTCGGACCGCTCCGCGCTCGAACTGGTCACCGGCTCGATGCGGCCTTTGCACACCGGCGACTTTGCCGGGATCTGGCTCAAGCTGCTCTATCTGGTGTTCGGGCTGCTGATGACCGCGCTGGTGTTCTCCGGAATGATGGTGTGGACCAAACGCACCGCGATCGAGACGGTGAAGATCGTGCGCGAACGCAGGCAGGCGCGGCTTGGACTGGAGGCTGCGGAATGA
- a CDS encoding energy transducer TonB family protein yields MMKIDWRDPDGRAGDDVNRAAALRWTAAGLAVVALHAGGIWMALHWPAAAEAPGDPPAAIMMELAPMAVAPEAPQQDVAPGPEMVEAEEQVDPDKPIEEKPDPEPTPPEVKEAEVKLPETPKVEKAEVVLPAKVEPPKPKPKKKKQKKAPRTTAPQSSQAQRADRAAAPAEGMASSMSPATWRAALMAHLNRHKRFPPGAGMGVASVAFTIDRSGRVLSARLVRSAGDSSLDAEAVSLPRRASPVPAPPSNVGGGSITLAVPIRFNR; encoded by the coding sequence ATGATGAAAATCGACTGGCGCGACCCGGACGGCCGGGCCGGCGATGATGTGAACCGGGCGGCGGCGCTGCGCTGGACCGCGGCCGGGCTTGCGGTGGTGGCGCTGCATGCCGGCGGCATCTGGATGGCGCTGCACTGGCCGGCGGCGGCGGAGGCGCCGGGCGATCCGCCGGCGGCGATCATGATGGAGCTGGCGCCGATGGCTGTCGCGCCCGAGGCGCCGCAGCAGGACGTCGCGCCGGGGCCGGAGATGGTGGAGGCCGAGGAGCAGGTCGATCCGGACAAGCCGATCGAGGAGAAGCCTGATCCCGAGCCGACGCCTCCGGAGGTGAAGGAGGCCGAGGTCAAGCTGCCGGAAACGCCGAAGGTGGAGAAGGCGGAGGTTGTGCTGCCGGCCAAGGTCGAGCCGCCGAAGCCGAAGCCGAAGAAGAAAAAGCAGAAGAAGGCGCCGCGCACCACCGCGCCGCAGAGTTCGCAGGCGCAGCGCGCCGATCGCGCGGCCGCGCCGGCCGAAGGCATGGCGTCGTCGATGTCGCCGGCGACCTGGCGCGCCGCGCTGATGGCGCATCTCAACCGCCACAAGCGCTTCCCGCCGGGCGCGGGCATGGGCGTGGCCTCGGTCGCGTTCACGATCGACCGCTCGGGCCGGGTGCTGTCGGCGCGCCTGGTGCGCTCGGCCGGCGATTCCTCGCTCGACGCCGAGGCGGTGTCGCTGCCGCGCCGCGCCAGCCCCGTCCCAGCCCCTCCCTCCAACGTCGGCGGCGGCTCCATCACACTCGCCGTCCCAATCAGGTTCAACAGATAA
- a CDS encoding nitroreductase family protein codes for MSEIIDFLRTRRSVKPREMSQPAPSPEEIETILTIGARVPDHGKIAPWRFIVFEGDGRVRAGDVIASVYARKNPSAPQEEIEIEKRQLMEAPLVIGVVSCIKPHPKVPSWEQVLSAGASAMNIVTAVTALGYGANWLTGWFAYDRDILDGLGLKPDERFAGFIHIGTPTKPSKDRPRPNLSDIVSRF; via the coding sequence ATGTCCGAGATCATCGACTTTCTACGTACCCGCCGCTCGGTCAAGCCGCGCGAAATGAGCCAGCCAGCTCCCTCGCCTGAAGAGATCGAGACCATTCTCACCATCGGCGCGCGCGTTCCCGATCACGGCAAGATCGCGCCGTGGCGGTTCATCGTGTTCGAAGGCGACGGACGCGTCCGCGCCGGCGACGTCATCGCCAGTGTCTACGCGCGCAAGAATCCATCGGCTCCACAGGAAGAGATCGAAATCGAAAAGCGCCAACTCATGGAGGCGCCGCTGGTGATCGGCGTGGTGAGTTGCATCAAGCCGCACCCGAAAGTGCCGTCGTGGGAACAGGTTCTGTCGGCGGGCGCAAGCGCCATGAACATCGTCACGGCGGTCACCGCGCTCGGCTATGGCGCAAACTGGCTGACAGGCTGGTTCGCCTACGATCGCGACATACTCGACGGCCTCGGTTTGAAGCCGGACGAAAGATTCGCGGGCTTTATCCATATCGGCACGCCGACCAAACCCAGCAAGGACCGGCCTCGCCCCAACCTGTCGGATATCGTTTCGCGATTTTAA
- the exbB gene encoding tonB-system energizer ExbB, with product MRNIRTIAAGELPARIARGLLAAAFILAILPGDADARDRRPHPQPDVTASQPAATPPASAADAAPSTPSAAAPAPSGSAPAGDTAATPVAPVASPGPDTPAPSSGETPSPASADGASGEGSASSDASAGASSDAAAPSDQSAPAAAPSAPEGSSSTLPQDLSPWGMFMQADIVVKAVMIGLAFASLVTWTVWLAKGIELAASRRRAQSCVRKLERADSLDAARSEIAEGWTCEGTVADLMGAAERELQRSGDLSSEGIKERLAIALSRIEAKAGRDIARGTGLLATIGATAPFVGLFGTVWGIMNAFIGISQTKTTNLAVVAPGIAEALLATALGLVAAIPAVIIYNVFARALSSYRALLSDASGEIIQHISRDLERQERGLGPSVVALSRGRAAAE from the coding sequence ATGCGTAACATCCGGACAATCGCGGCGGGCGAACTCCCCGCAAGGATCGCTCGCGGCCTGCTTGCCGCCGCGTTCATACTCGCCATCCTGCCTGGTGACGCCGACGCACGGGACCGGCGACCGCACCCGCAGCCTGACGTTACGGCGTCACAGCCGGCCGCCACGCCGCCGGCGTCCGCTGCGGACGCCGCACCATCGACGCCTTCCGCGGCAGCGCCCGCGCCTTCCGGGAGCGCGCCGGCTGGGGATACGGCGGCGACACCGGTTGCGCCGGTCGCTTCGCCTGGACCAGACACGCCCGCGCCATCATCTGGCGAGACGCCTTCGCCCGCGTCTGCCGATGGTGCATCGGGGGAGGGGTCTGCTTCATCTGATGCGTCTGCGGGTGCATCGTCGGACGCGGCCGCGCCGTCGGATCAATCCGCACCTGCCGCTGCGCCGTCTGCGCCGGAGGGCTCGTCGTCGACGCTTCCGCAGGACCTGTCGCCGTGGGGCATGTTCATGCAGGCGGACATCGTCGTGAAAGCGGTAATGATCGGTTTGGCGTTCGCATCATTGGTAACGTGGACGGTCTGGCTGGCCAAGGGGATCGAGCTCGCGGCGTCGCGGCGGCGGGCGCAGAGCTGCGTGCGCAAGCTGGAGCGCGCCGACAGCCTCGATGCCGCGCGCTCCGAGATCGCCGAGGGCTGGACCTGTGAGGGCACAGTGGCGGATCTGATGGGGGCGGCGGAGCGCGAGCTGCAGCGCTCGGGCGATCTGTCGTCCGAGGGCATCAAGGAGCGGCTGGCGATCGCGCTGTCGCGCATCGAGGCCAAGGCGGGGCGCGACATCGCCCGCGGCACCGGCCTGCTGGCGACCATCGGGGCGACCGCGCCGTTCGTCGGCCTGTTCGGCACGGTGTGGGGCATCATGAACGCCTTCATCGGCATCTCGCAGACCAAGACCACCAACCTCGCGGTGGTGGCGCCGGGCATTGCCGAGGCGCTGCTTGCGACCGCGCTCGGGCTTGTCGCCGCGATCCCGGCGGTGATCATCTACAACGTGTTCGCTCGCGCGCTTTCGAGCTACCGGGCGCTGCTGTCGGACGCCTCCGGCGAGATCATTCAGCACATCTCGCGCGATCTGGAGCGGCAGGAGCGGGGGCTCGGCCCGTCCGTGGTGGCGCTGTCGCGCGGCCGCGCTGCGGCTGAGTGA